The following coding sequences lie in one Nycticebus coucang isolate mNycCou1 chromosome 20, mNycCou1.pri, whole genome shotgun sequence genomic window:
- the ITIH2 gene encoding inter-alpha-trypsin inhibitor heavy chain H2, translating into MRRLTCFLIWFLLSETPGFEIPTNGLPEFVEYEDLVELAPGKFRFAPENRRQQRSLSGESEETMGDVDQVTLYSYKVRSTITSRTATTIIQSKVVNHSPQPQNVVFDVQIPKGAFITNFSMTVDGTTFRSSIREKTVGKALYSQARAKGKTAGLVRSKALDMENFKTEVNVLPGAKVQFELHYQEAKWRKLGSYEHRLYLQPGKLAKHLEVDVWIIEPQGIRFLHVPDTFDGHFDGVPVVSKGQQKAHVSFKPTVEQQRICPSCLETMVDGELVVLYDVDREKKAGELEVFNGYFVHFFAPESLDPIPKNILFVIDVSGSMWGVKMKQTVEAMKTILDDLRAEDQFSVIDFNHNVRNWRNDLVSATKTQVADAKRYIEKIQPSGGTNINEALLRAIFILNEANNLGLLDPNSVSLIILVSDGDPTVGELKLSKIQKNVKQSIQDNISLFSLGMGFDVDYDFLKRLSNENRGIAQRIYGNQDTSSQLKKFYNQVSTPLLRNVQFNYPHPSVTDVTQNSFPNYFGGSEIVVAGKFDPEKLKEIQSIITATSANTELVLETLAQMDDLEDFLSKDKHADPDFTRKLWAYLTINQLLAERSLAPTAATKRKITKTILQMSLEHHIVTPLTAMVIENEAGDERMLADSPPQDHSCCSGALYYGSKVPPDPIPDWANASPTPVVPMPVEGRVLESTPPPHVMRVENDPHFIVYLPKSQSNICFNIDSEPGKILNLVSDPESGILVNGQLVGAKKPNNGKLSTYFGKLGFYFQKEDTKIEISTKDVTVSHRSRTSVLSWSDTAHVVNQSVLISMKKENAVTITLDKGMSFSVLLHRVWKKHPINVDFLGIYIPPTNNFSPEVHGLIGQFMQEPKIHIFNERPGKDPQKPEASMEVKGQTLTVSRGLQKDYRTDIVFGTDVPCWFVHNNGKGFIDGRYTDYFVPQLYSFLKRP; encoded by the exons ATGAGGCGACTCACGTGTTTTCTCATCtggtttcttctttctgaaaCACCAGGCTTTGAAATCCCCACAAATGGACTTCCTGAA TTTGTAGAGTATGAAGATCTTGTGGAACTGGCCCCAGGCAAATTCCGATTTGCTCCCGAGAACCGGAGACAGCAG AGAAGCCTTTCCGGAGAATCGGAGGAAACGATG GGAGACGTCGACCAAGTCACTCTGTATAGCTACAAGGTCCGGTCCACCATCACTTCTCGGACGGCCACCACCATCATCCAAAGCAAAGTGGTGAACCACTCCCCCCAGCCTCAGAATGTCGTGTTTGATGTCCAGATTCCCAAAGGAGCCTTCATTACCAACTTCTCCAT GACTGTGGATGGCACGACATTTAGGAGTTCCATTAGAGAGAAAACTGTGGGCAAAGCTCTCTACTCCCAGGCCAGAGCAAAAGGCAAGACAGCGGGGCTGGTGAG GAGCAAAGCTCTTGATATGGAGAACTTCAAAACAGAAGTGAACGTCCTTCCTGGAGCAAAGGTGCAGTTCGAACTCCACTACCAGGAAGCCAAGTGGAGGAAGCTGGGCTCCTATGAACACAGGCTTTACCTGCAGCCAGGAAAGCTGGCCAAACACTTGGAG GTAGATGTGTGGATTATTGAGCCTCAGGGAATAAGATTTCTTCATGTTCCCGACACATTTGATGGCCATTTTGATGGAGTTCCAGTCGTTTCTAAAGGACAGCAGAAG GCACACGTCTCCTTCAAGCCCACGGTAGAGCAGCAGAGGATCTGCCCCAGCTGCCTGGAGACCATGGTGGATGGGGAGCTGGTGGTGCTGTATGACGTGGACAGAGAAAAGAAGGCCGGCGAACTTGAG GTATTCAATGGGTATTTCGTCCACTTCTTTGCTCCTGAAAGCCTAGACCCGATTCCCAAAAACATCCTCTTTGTTATTGACGTTAGTGGCTCGATGTGGGGCGTTAAAATGAAGCAG ACTGTGGAAGCAATGAAAACCATACTGGATGATCTGAGAGCTGAAGACCAATTCTCCGTGATCGATTTCAACCATAACGTTCGAAACTGGAGAAATGATTTAGTTTCAGCTACTAAAACACAAGTGGCAGATGCCAAGAGGTATATTGAGAAAATCCAGCCCAGTGGAG GCACGAACATCAATGAGGCCCTCCTGCGGGCCATCTTCATTTTGAACGAAGCCAATAACCTGGGCTTGCTGGACCCCAACTCCGTGTCACTCATCATTCTGGTTTCGGATGGAGACCCGACAGTCG GTGAACTAAAATTgtcaaaaattcagaaaaacgTGAAGCAGAGCATTCAAGACAACATCTCCTTGTTCAGTCTGGGGATGGGGTTTGATGTTGACTACGATTTTCTGAAGAGGCTATCTAACGAGAACCGTGGGATTGCTCAAAGGATTTATGGAAACCAGGACACATCCTCCCAGCTTAAG AAATTCTACAACCAGGTCTCTACTCCATTGCTCCGGAATGTTCAGTTCAACTATCCCCACCCGTCAGTCACAGATGTCACTCAAAACAGCTTCCCTAACTACTTTGGAGGGTCGGAGATTGTGGTGGCAGGAAAATTCGACCCTGAAAAGCTGAAGGAGATACAGAGCATTATCACTGCCACCTCG GCCAACACGGAGTTAGTCTTGGAAACCCTGGCCCAGATGGATGACTTGGAGGATTTTCTGTCAAAAGACAAGCACGCAGACCCCGATTTCACCAGGAAGCTGTGGGCCTACCTCACCATCAACCAACTGCTCGCTGAGCG AAGCCTGGCTCCTACAGCTGCCACCAAAAGGAAGATTACAAAAACGATCCTGCAGATGTCTCTTGAACATCACATTGTGACCCCACTGACGGCGATGGTTATTGAGAATGAGGCGGGGGATGAGCGTATGCTGGCCGACTCTCCCCCGCAGGACCACTCCTGCTGCTCAG GTGCCCTGTACTACGGCAGCAAAGTTCCCCCAGACCCAATCCCCGATTGGGCCAACGCTTCTCCAACACCAGTGGTTCCAATGCCCGTGGAAGGTCGGGTGCTGGAGTCAACGCCCCCACCACACGTGATGCGAG ttgAAAATGACCCACATTTCATCGTTTACTTACCAAAAAGCCAAAGTAATATTTGTTTCAATATTGACTCAGAACCTGGAAAAATCCTCAACCTGGTTTCTGATCCAGAATcag gaATTTTAGTCAATGGTCAGCTTGTTGGTGCGAAGAAGCCAAATAATGGAAAACTAAGCACCTATTTTGGGAAACTGggattttatttccaaaaggaagacacaaaaatagaaatcagCACGAAAGACGTCACCGTGAGCCACAGGTCCCGGACGTCTGTCTTGTCCTGGTCAGACACAGCGCACGTCGTCAACCAAAG CGTGCTTATCTCCATGAAGAAGGAAAACGCTGTGACCATCACCCTGGATAAAGGAATGTCCTTCTCTGTTTTACTTCATCGCGTTTGGAAGAAGCATCCGATTAATGTGGACTTTCTGGGCATCTATATCCCCCCCACCAACAATTTTTCACCTGAAGTACACGGGCTAATCG GCCAGTTCATGCAGGAGCCCAAGATACACATCTTCAATGAGAGACCAGGGAAGGATCCCCAGAAGCCGGAGGCCAGCATGGAGGTGAAAGGGCAGACGCTGACCGTCAGCAG GGGCCTACAGAAAGACTACAGGACAGACATAGTGTTTGGAACAGACGTCCCCTGCTGGTTTGTGCACAACAATGGAAAAGGCTTCATCGACGGGCGTTACACAGACTACTTTGTGCCTCAGCTCTACAGCTTTCTCAAGAGGCCTTAA